A single Xenopus laevis strain J_2021 chromosome 3S, Xenopus_laevis_v10.1, whole genome shotgun sequence DNA region contains:
- the LOC121393077 gene encoding probable G-protein coupled receptor 85 codes for MANDSHAADNILQNVSPLTAFLKLTSLGFIIGVSVVGNLLISILLVKDKTLHRAPYYFLLDLCCSDILRSAICFPFVFTSVKNGSTWTYGALTCKVIAFLGVLSCFHTAFMLFCISVTRYLAIAHHRFYTKRLTFWTCLAVICMVWTLSVAMAFPPVLDVGTYSFIREEDQCTFQHRSFRANDSLGFMLLLALILLATQLVYLKLIFFVHDRRKMKPVQFVAAVSQNWTFHGPGASGQAAANWLAGFGRGPTPPTLLGIRQNANTTGRRRLLVLDEFKMEKRISRMFYIMTFLFLTLWGPYLVACYWRVFARGPVVPGGFLTAAVWMSFAQAGINPFVCIFSNRELRRCFSTTLLYCRKSRLPREPYCVI; via the coding sequence ATGGCGAACGATAGCCATGCAGCTGACAACATTCTGCAAAATGTGTCTCCTTTAACAGCATTTTTAAAGCTGACTTCATTGGGCTTTATAATAGGAGTCAGCGTGGTAGGTAACCTTCTAATCTCCATCTTGCTAGTGAAAGATAAGACCTTACATAGAGCTCCTTACTACTTCCTATTGGATCTTTGCTGCTCAGATATCCTCAGATCTGCTATTTGTTTCCCATTTGTATTCACCTCAGTAAAAAATGGCTCTACGTGGACGTATGGGGCTCTTACTTGCAAAGTGATTGCATTTCTTGGGGTGTTGTCCTGCTTTCACACTGCTTTCATGCTCTTCTGCATAAGTGTGACCAGATACTTAGCTATAGCGCACCACCGGTTTTATACAAAAAGATTGACCTTTTGGACTTGTTTGGCAGTTATTTGTATGGTTTGGACCTTATCAGTAGCTATGGCCTTTCCACCAGTCCTAGATGTTGGTACCTATTCTTTCATAAGGGAGGAAGACCAGTGCACGTTTCAGCATCGTTCCTTCAGGGCCAATGATTCCTTGGGATTTATGTTACTTCTTGCCCTCATTCTTTTAGCCACACAGCTTGTCTACCTCAAGCTGATATTTTTTGTTCATGATCGCAGGAAAATGAAGCCAGTTCAGTTTGTAGCAGCAGTGAGCCAGAACTGGACTTTCCATGGTCCTGGAGCCAGTGGTCAAGCAGCTGCTAACTGGCTAGCAGGCTTCGGAAGGGGTCCCACTCCACCCACCTTACTCGGAATAAGGCAAAATGCAAACACCACAGGCAGGAGACGACTGCTGGTTTTGGATgagtttaaaatggaaaaaagaatCAGTAGAATGTTCTATATTATGACATTCTTATTCTTAACCTTGTGGGGTCCCTATCTGGTAGCTTGTTACTGGAGAGTTTTTGCAAGAGGTCCTGTGGTACCAGGAGGATTTTTAACAGCAGCTGTCTGGATGAGCTTCGCCCAAGCTGGAATCAATCcttttgtctgcattttttcaaACAGGGAGCTGAGGCGCTGTTTCAGCACAACCCTTCTTTACTGCAGAAAATCCAGGTTACCAAGGGAACCTTACTGTGTTATATGA